A region of the Paramormyrops kingsleyae isolate MSU_618 chromosome 6, PKINGS_0.4, whole genome shotgun sequence genome:
GCAGGCATCCTGCTCACTGGAATACATGGCAGAGCATCAGCCTAAACAGCTATGCAGGCATCCTGCTCACTGGAATACATGGCAGAGCATCAGCCTAAACAGCTATGCAGGCATCCTGCTCACTGTAATGCATGACAGAGCGTCAGCCTAAACAGCTATGCAGGCATCCTGCTCACTGGAATACATGGCAGAGCTTCAGTGCCTATGCAAGCATCCTGCTCTGTGGCTTTTGTAGAAACGGATTAGCACTGGCTACCTAAAATACCAGTCTAAAGTTATCAATTATGAACTGATAATAATAGGTCAGCGATGTGGGGGGGACACGGATCCCCttgcagattcagggggcccagctcTTCATGTACTTGAATACGTAAAATTGTGTGGGGCGGCTCAAGTTGACATTTTGTCGGGGGGCCAGAATTCCTAGGTCCATCCTTGCAGTTCGTCAGCATGGTAACGGGTTTACAGTGTTAGTGCTGGTTGCTGACATGGCATGGGACAaagacatacagtatatgagCGATGTTGTCTTCCTGTGCTGTGGTGTCAGATGGTTCTGTTTGCTTTTTCCAATGTGTGTCacactctctgtctctcctaGATCAGCTGTTCTGCAGTCGCTCTACCTTGATTCACTGGATGAGCTGCCTCTCCTGGGCACTGCATCGCTTTGGACATTCCGGCTGAAGCTCAGCCTGAGGCCCAGCCTGGCTCTGCGAGTCCATATCTGCTGCGCTACCCTCTCTGCACACACCTGACCTTGGCTTTGGAGGCCATCCCGCCTCTGGTCCCGCCCACTGGCCGGGCAGCATGGATGATGGGCCCGTGAGAGGCAGCTCCCGCTCGCTTCGCCCCGCCTTCCCATGGAGCCTGTCGCTCTCTCCTCGTGGAGCCCCTCCCATGCTGGCCCCCAGCACCCCACATTCCCACCACCCAATGCGTCAGGGGCTGTGGAGCCCCAGGGAGGGGCTCTCGCCCAGTCCTTAGCCCTCTTTGCAATGCTCCTCATGGACCTGCTAGCCGTGGTGGGCAATGTGGCCGTCATGGTGGTCATTGTCAAGACGCCACAGCTGCGTAAGTTTGCCTTCGTGTTCCACCTGTGCTTGGTGGACCTGCTGGCTGCGCTGGTCCTGATGCCCCTCGGCATGCTCTCGGACCGGGCCTTTGCCAGCGAGGCCCTCTGCCGGAGTTACCTTTGCCTGAGTGTGTGCCTGGTGAGCGCTGCCATTCTCTCCATCTCTGCCATCAACGTCGAGCGTTACTACTACGTGGTGCACCCCATGCGCTATGAGGTGAAGATGACGCTCGGGCTGGTGGCCTCAGTGCTGGTGGGCATCTGGATCAAAGCCATCGTAATGTCAGCCCTCCCCCTGTTGGGTTGGGCCTTCCAGGGCCCTGGGACGGCCCCGTCACCCACATCAGCTCCAGCTCCCAGCCGCGTGCACTGCTCCCTACATTGGACCGGCGGCTCCAACCGCACCATCTTCATGGTCCTCTTCACTCTGCTCTACTTCCTGTGCCCAGTGCTCATCATCCTGGTGGTATATTGCAACATGTTCAAGGTGGCGCGGGTGGCTGCCATGCAGCATGGGCCACTGCCCACCTGGGTGGACACGCCGCGGCAGCGCTCCGAGTCGCTTAGCAGCCGCTCCACCATGGTGGCgagctctggggggggggcccgcAACACCCCGCAGAGGACCTTCAGCGGCGGCAAAGCGGCCGTGGTGCTGCTGGCTGTGGGCGGCCAGTTCCTCTGCTGCTGGCTGCCCTACTTTTCCTTCCACTTGTACTCTGGGCTGGCATCTGCCCCACCGGCTTCACTAGCCCAATTAGAAGAGGTGGTCACCTGGATTGGCTACTTCTGCTTCACCTCGAACCCGTTCTTCTATGGCTGCCTGAACCGGCAGATCCGGCAGGAGCTGGGCAAGCACCTGGCCTGCCTCTTCAAACACGGAGGCCCCAGTGAGGAGGATGGCCTCCCCAGCCGGGAGGCCTCCATCGAGGAGAACTTCTTGCAGTTCCTCCAAAGCACGGGCTGCGGCCAGGAAGACCGTGGCTCCCTTGGCACATCCAGCCCTAAGGTGGAGAACTGGCGGGCCTCGGCACCTGCGGGTCGTGAGCCGGCGGCACAGGAGCCCACACCTGTTGACTTCCGCATCCCAGGCCAGATTGTGGAAGAGACCTCTGAGTTTATGGAGCACCACAACCTGAACAGCGACCTCATCCTCTCAGACAGTTGCATCAGGACAATGCCGCCTGCTAAACGAGAGTTGTGAGGGTGGCTTGGCTGCCTTAGGGTAgcttaaaacaaattaacaggATAAGAGAAAATTTTGGATCCACCAAATACTTTGGCCTCTACCTTCCTAGCTAATATATTTGCAGAGCTGCAGTGGCAAATGGTTATCAGAGATACTTCTATGGTTCAGGGTACATAGTTTCTCAAACATCTTTATAGTTTGGTGCAATACAATAGGGGGGTGATTGCTATTCTGGTTGGGTTCTACTTGTGTTCGACTTCAAAGGTAGAGTGAGGGGCACATGATGGCAAAAGTGTGCGATGTGTGTGTGCTTCACAGCCAGGCCATAGACGAGGTTCTGTAGGGAATGATGGCCAAATGATGATTtgcgcctcctgctggcagGTATAGTCtcgaaattatttattttctgggtACTCTCCCACCGGGCCTCGTGCCGTCCGAGGATGAGCGCGTGAAGGTCCATCTATTTGCACTCGACAATCCAGGCAAGCTTTAGCACGTTATACAGTGCAGAACCCGGGCCTACGACTGACGCCTGCGCCACAAGCCTCGCCCCTTCTAGACAATCAACCGTGCAATTGTAACTAAACCACAGGCCATAGGAGCCTAACATTTTACAGCATTGTTCATGTTTTTGTTCTATGTTATGGACACATGGTAAGAATGTTGTTTCTCAACAGAAGTAGTTTTACTGCTCCTGCCTGTGTCCAGTTTCACCTCAAGGCTTTGACTTTTCCTCACAAAGTGCTGCTCTTCATAAATAATGCCTAGCTCTTGTAATATAGACCAAGAAAAGTCTCCCCTACTGCATATAAAGACCTGGAAGAGCCACTAAAAGAGCAGTTCTGTAGAGGCGACAATGCCTGCAGCTACTGAGGGTCTTTGCCGTGACAATAATTAGTCACTTCTGATCTTCTGTCCCATCATTTCAAGGTAGAAAttgactttgtgtgtgtgttgctctCAGGAGTCTGGAAGAAAGTGTGCTTAAGTACTGTttgctaattaaaatgtttatcaTCATCAGACTTATTTAAGGATTCTGACAGCCGCGCCGCCTGAGTTATTCATAGTAACGGGACCAACGCTTGGGTGTATTTTTGAATTCTGCCAGAATACATTAATGCATCACTGGGTTCGACAAGGAGCTCTTCAGCTGATTCTCACTGTCGCTATGGCTGCTTCCCCCTTGTGCTTCTGTGGTGCCCGATAACACAAACTGGGCTCCCCTAACTCCTGCCTCCCCTAACATCACACCATATTTAGGAGACATGCTGATCTATGGAAAACTCTGACAATGGATTTGGATCAGGCCAAGAGTAACAAACCAGAAACTGCAGCCCATCCATACTAGTTTTCCCATTGTGAGATGCACACCTATAGTTCTGATAATCCTCTGGGACTTCATGATACCATATGTTCCATGACCAACAGCTCTGACTCTATTGGATGGTAGAGAATCAGGACATAACACAATACActgtgttttctcatccattatttttatattcttaaatgagtaacctttaATTGAGCAAACTCTAGTTACTTAATTTTGTGAAAGCAACAGTGACATTCTCCAACAGCAGTGAGGGGAGGCTGTGGTCCAGGCTGAGTGTGGCTGACTGGAGTTACGCTTTGCTGCGAGCTGGTCAGTCGGGGCCGGGGGGGCATCTCGGTGCTGGAAATGGCACCCATGTTGGTTTAGCAGTGTGTACACCCACTGAGCTTCCACTGAAAGCCCACTCAGCTCGTCACGCCTGCCCTGGcagtgtctgccccccccccccccccccccccgggcacaCAGTGCGGGTCTTAAGCTCTGACTGCAGCTCcatcctgtgcccccccccccccccccccccacacacacacacacacaatatttcACACAAGCACAAAGTAGATCCTCTCTAGTAATGCCATCTACAAGGAAAGAACATGTCATTTTAATACTAATATGCGAGAAATCATATCATATGATATAGGAGAGCAAAAACACAacattcaaattaaaatgtgcACCAGCGTAGGATACAATACACTGCCCTCAGATCGTAGACTGTATGATTCTACAAAAAAACCTCATAATGTAGAAGCAGGATAAAGAGACATATACCTGTATATCCATACAGGAAAAGCTGCAAGACGAGCAGCCTTGTGAATGCAATTGGGATGCAGTCAGGTGTTTAGGGCTGAAGCTTTGTCACTACGATGATGATTCTGCAGACCTGAGGTTTTCAGAAGCTTGTTCACAGGGGCTGAGGTGGATGGGATTTTGATTTCAGCCATGAAGCCATCAAATGTGCTGATATAGAGAAACGTAGTAACCTTGAAGAGGACATGGTTAGATGAGATCTTGCAGACATAGTGGTGCTGTTCTCTTGTATGGCAGTGCCAATGTCTTGAACTTGATTTGAGCCCCAACTGGCAATATGAGAATCGATGAGACCCAGGGATGTAGCAAAAATCGAAAAGGTGGGTCAGAAATAATCCCTGCAGGACACCATTAGTAAGGGACTGTGAAACTACCCTGAGACTGAAAGACTGCCGTTTAAGCACCAATTTCTTGTCAAGATTTAAATGACTAAAGTTGGAGCACTTTTCACATATAGTTTAGGAGGATATTCAAACAAGCTGTTTAACCTGGGCTTGAGTCATTGACacgcaaaacaaaaatgtaaaaacaattCATTTGCAAAAACTCCTGCCTCAAACTGACAGACACAGCCCAAGATACAGGCTGATACAATACAATGGGGCAGCTTTTCGGGTCATTCCTCTGGACTTGTGATTGGCTACCCAGCTGACACACATGACAGCAGCCCTCGGTCCCGGTGGCAGAGGTGCTGACTCAGGCAGGAGCAGGACAGGCCGTGATTAGGACCCAGTGGCGGCCCCTCTGTTTATGGGTAAACCCCTGGCCCGCTGCCCTGCCGCCCCGCCTCGCTGTTTTGCCATAAGCAGCAGGGACTTGTTGTGGCCACAAAGCCGACCCTGAAGGTTGCTCAGGCACCTGTCTCCCGGAACCTTTGCCCCCTTGTATATTGTGCGAGAAAGTAAAAGAATACACACATTCCTAAACGGCCAATCCCAGTCTGGCGTATGATACTGCGTGGCTTCCCCACACACCGCTCTGCGGTCGTCTAGTCGAACCCGTCTCCCCTCCTTATTCCTCTGCTTTATCTCCATCTTTCTCTCCCCTGCTCTTGTTCCCACACTGGCAGTCATGTGAGTCCTGAAGCTCCTCTGTCCATCAGTAAAGACAAGGCAATGGCTGGAGTCATGGATGAGGTGTGAGGATGCAGGAATAAAACTGAGGAGGCGCAGGACGAAATGGAGACACGGCCTGCCTGattttctggttttgttttttctgtgCCAAACCACtggaaagatttactgatcaaATTTCTATCCACCTTCTagcagggtcacgggggggccTTGGGCTTTAACCCCACAGCATAGGGCCGGGGttcaccagtccatcactgggcaaatacaaacacacaatggatcggaggtggaaagttcaggtctagaaagtgcaaatccagatcaaggttttgtttcaaacaaACACCTGAATATAAAGATTCACAGTCACAAAGTACTGAattggttggctgaaacaaaaccttggtctggatttttgctttttagacctgaactttccacctctgcaatAGATCACACAGTATGGGAAATTTATGAATGCCAACTGCTCAGAAGACCTACATGGCCTGTGGAGAACATGTTAAACTCCACATGTGCAGTGCCAAGGCAAAATCCAGCCCCTCAGCCCTGGAGATATGAGGCCACAGTAACAGGGAGGGAGCCGCCATGCTGGCCAACAGGAAACTTACTGATCGAAAATCATGGATATCTCATTTTAAATAACAGTCACATGTTGttgtaaataaaaaacactagTGAGTCACATGAGTAATATGTGAAATTTTAGATATGTTATGTATGAATGAAGGTTGAGAGAAGAAATTGTCAATAAATTGTTAAAATCTTGTCGCCCCATTGATAAGCGCTGAGATGTACTGGGAGAGTAAGTACAGTGCAGCTTCTTAAAGACTCtgcagaaatttatttttaagataCAGCTGAAGAAAAAGGTGACatttcaaaaaaatattttcacaaaaaaactgGAGGAACAGGACCGTTCGGGGCATCATCCTTGTGTTGCAGTGaccttgttttcatttcaaagaaACAAGACAACAAACCCATTTTCTCTGTTTTCATGTTGTTTCATCTAACATCTTTGACTTTTTCatagcagaaaaaataattttaggTGTCAAAGGGGTGATGTGATAGATGAGAGAATCTGATCATTGTCTGTTTCATTTATAAATTTTGGTCAAGACCAAGTGTTCCTCAAGCACGCTACCATTAACTGGCTGCAGATCTATTTGAGTCCCAGCACTGGTCCTCACTGCCTACCTACACTGACACTGGAGACAGTTATGGATGACATCACCCCAAAGCAgaagaaaatgtataatatataaacttttttttttttttctgaaattgttGACATTAAAACGTAGAATTTGAAAGCTAACCTGTGCAGTTGGTAGGTATGGCTTGCAAATGAGGATTCTGGGTGTGTTTTAGCAGTAGTCCAGTAACTGGCTGCCCATTTCCGCAGTCCGTTCAGAAGGCTGGAATTCCACATTATTAAACGGCAGCAAgcttgtagcctctctgctttAGCGGAGGACAGACTGATGTGCACAGGTGCCCAGGGATGGGGCACCCTGTCGGTCCCTAACTGACCTTCAGGCTGCGTCTCACTGGTCACACTAAAGTCACATGCAGCTAAGTTGGGGCAGAAAGCTTCACAGCAACAGGGCATGATGGTCAGTTCCCATCTATTATCATAGACCAGGAAGTGGGGTGCCATTCAGAGGGAAAGAAAATCATCAATATTTTGATAATTCATAGGTGATTATCAAACTTGCTGTTTATTGGTATTTGAATGATCCATCCATTGATTCAACATATGCATTTCTGTATCAGACACATAGAGGAATTCCTGGTAACTGCTACTTTAACTTACATATCACTTTACTCAATTTACATTAACTTATGTCTGTGGGGTTAAAGTGTTGGTTAATTAATTTACCTATGAACTTATGGGTGAATCTGCTGGATTGCTGGTGTATTTATTGCTATTATGTTACATGCATTGACTTGATGCTGAATTggtttcatacactggcttttactCCCATATGTATTGTCTTGAATGACAATATTTTGGCTGGAAGATGAATATATTAGTTTGGATCTGTTGAGGCCCGTGACACTGGTTTGGTTAACCTCCAACACGGTTTAGTGGGTTAACTTCGCAGTCACAGCACTTTAATGTATTAATTTACTGACTTGCATACAGGTTTGTTTAAATACATCGGTTTACGAGCACGTGAATATTTCAATTTATCGGCTCCCTGGCATTTTCCCATTTTCTCACGTGTGTTTCATAAAAGTGATGCTGCTCTTTCATGTCATGTTACTTTTTAAGTTATGCCTGGGCTTTGCACCATCGACCATTCAGTTCATAAGTTTCATTTTATGATAGCTATGTATCCAATTTGATGCAAAAAAATGCTGCTATTTCAATGCACAAGGAAGCTGATGGAATTGCATGATTTTGCAAAATTTGTAGCATAACAAAGTATTCAATTTGGTCAGCATAACTGTATTAAAAAACTAAACCGATTCACCAGGGTAACAGATAACTGATACATTTGtgacaaattaataaatacaactgggaaaaaaacaacagattCACCAATAAGCCAATGTTGCTACACATAATGCATCAGACTGCAGTGGTAACTTCAGTAATGCAGCTACATTCCACAGGCATCAGCACAAGTGTTGAACCAATGCATGGACCACTTAACTGATATAGACGCTTGTGAACCAGCTAGTCTGCCAGTCCGACAGAAATTTAGTAATTTTTCCCCCTCAGATAGTAGCCGTCTGTGGCCAAAAGGGTCCATACAAAACAGCTGGATTGAGCAACAACTgttctttaaaaagaaaaaaaaataattatttattcatcctctgtatttatttatttagttgtttgtttgtttatttatttatttattgctacGGATTACTGGTTGTCAATCACCTGTTGATTTTTCTTTCACTGGGTCTTTAGTGATAATACCTTTCCATACCCTGTTATGTATCTTTCAGTTCTTTACTGTATTAAAACACAAACGGAAATAATGCACTTCCATGAAATTTGTGTGCTCATTTGTGTGTTCGTGCGttcgtgtgtttgtgtgttcgtgtgtttgtgtgttcgtGCGTTCGTGTGttcgtgtgtttgtgtgttcatgtgttcCTCGCATGCATGTGCATGTCAGTGAAACGCCACAGAGTCTCTGGGTGACTATAGCTGCATTTCACCAGTGGCCTGATACcaacagaataaataaataaatgtaggtGACGCCACCCTGCGCCTCTCAAAGAAAACGGATATAATCTCTACAGCGGGGGTCAGGGAACAATAACCTGTTTTCATGGCTCCGGGGTCTTGTTGTGACACCAATTCAGATGTAGGACCAATGCCCAAAGACACACACTG
Encoded here:
- the gpr61 gene encoding G-protein coupled receptor 61, which translates into the protein MEPVALSSWSPSHAGPQHPTFPPPNASGAVEPQGGALAQSLALFAMLLMDLLAVVGNVAVMVVIVKTPQLRKFAFVFHLCLVDLLAALVLMPLGMLSDRAFASEALCRSYLCLSVCLVSAAILSISAINVERYYYVVHPMRYEVKMTLGLVASVLVGIWIKAIVMSALPLLGWAFQGPGTAPSPTSAPAPSRVHCSLHWTGGSNRTIFMVLFTLLYFLCPVLIILVVYCNMFKVARVAAMQHGPLPTWVDTPRQRSESLSSRSTMVASSGGGARNTPQRTFSGGKAAVVLLAVGGQFLCCWLPYFSFHLYSGLASAPPASLAQLEEVVTWIGYFCFTSNPFFYGCLNRQIRQELGKHLACLFKHGGPSEEDGLPSREASIEENFLQFLQSTGCGQEDRGSLGTSSPKVENWRASAPAGREPAAQEPTPVDFRIPGQIVEETSEFMEHHNLNSDLILSDSCIRTMPPAKREL